From the Hemicordylus capensis ecotype Gifberg chromosome 1, rHemCap1.1.pri, whole genome shotgun sequence genome, the window CTAATAACTCAACCTGCTCAAGCTGCTGTTTGCTCcatggggagaaagagaaagaaaataaatgcatctttacttTTCCTCCTACAAAGCCAAGAGCAGTATGAAGACTCTTGCAAGCCAGAGGAATACTGTCCACTTTCCACGAGACCATGTCATCCCACGCATTGTTGGGCCATATTTACTAGCAGATTCAGCAGTAGCGGCATAGCAACTATGGCACATAAGAAGTTCAAACACCAtcaccactcacacacacacacaagctagcATCTCTTGAACGAAGTACTTCACCTGCTCTCAGTACAGTGTTCCTTTCAGGCCCTGCCATCCTTAGGGatgttaattgtgttttaattgcattttaatagttttaactttttaagttttaattgttgaaatgttttaatctttttattggtttttattgtcagagaacttgcgttttgggctgtataaaaatatgttaaataaataaataaataaataaataaataaataaataaatagggaatACAGCTAGTTCTGGAAGATCTCCTTCTAGGGCCAGAGCTGAGAGCAAGGAGGAACTTCAGGAAAGAGTGCTGCAACTACCCAACCTTAGCATTACCACTGATGCTAGCTAGGTTCAGATCCACTGAAACCTGAGCTGAGCTGGTATTATTGCAATATTGTAGAATGAAGTTTTGCTGCTCTCCTTCTCTCAGATGCATATACCAATTTTTCAAAGCAGGGGTGGAAATGCGTTACATTGCCCCTAATCCTAGGCCCAATCTATAGTTTCTCTCTGATTTAGATGATAACTGGTGACAGGCTTCAGCAGAGTACCTTTTCCACTCCTACAATGCACAGGTTTCATAGGCAGGAGAAAAGCCCACAACTTTCATCATTTCAGAACCTCACAGAGAGCAAATGCAAACTGTCCTGCAACAGTATAACATAAATATGAATACACACTTTGCCATAAAATAAGCTGCACTACATAAAAAGCCTCATCACAGCATGTTAGAGCAGCGCCTTCGATATTTTTGAAGcaggggccactctggcaaaaaaatCCTCCAATACAAGAGCTATTTCCCACCACACTGACATTCAGGCAGTGCTCATTTTTCAAAGTACGGGGTGGTATGGGGGATGCTCCTTAAGAGAAGTGGAGCCCTCCAAGCCCCAACACCATTTCAGAAAGTGTACACTGAGCACTGCGAAGTATAGCCCtgtccagtgctttccccacagagctctatggggaaagcgctgggaaggactacacttcccagagttCCATGTGTACCACTGATGTAGCTAGTGCCAAGAGCGCCTGTGTTTGCTGCCCTGGCACGTGACACCTTGACGAGAGGCACCTTGCCACCACTCCTGCCACTGCCGTTCCTTGCCAGCCCTTGCTTACTGCTTCCAGGGAAAAGCAGgtagggaaggcaggcaggcaaaggcagAAGCAGGCAGGAAGGCATGCACAAAGCGGCAGGAGAGGCAGCAATAGCGGGAACAGCCAACTGGAGCAGGAAGCAGGGGAGGGGTGCCCCAGGGGGAGGAGGGGCTCATGTTCCAAGGACACTCTGGAATACAAGTACCTCCACCTGGGGGGCTGCGCAAAGTATTCAACTTCgtaattagtcagggagccacacttatgAGAGCCATCACTAGcccctgggccttgcaatgaagatcaCTATGTTAAGAAGCTTTCAACATCCCAGAATTCCCATCCATTTTCCTCCATAAAAATTATTCAATCATTTTTATAAACAGGAAACAACTCAAGCTCATCAACGATAGCTTACCTTAACAGTTTTATCCATAGATGCAGAAAGTAACATATGGCTCCACTTCTGCACAGGACACCATCTGACAGCATTAACTGGGCCACTATGTTCAGACATCTGAAACACCAGGTTCTTAGGAATTTCAGTTACCCGGTATTTGGATCCTATGTACGGCATAATATATTCAGAAGTTTTAATGGATATTTGATCCCCTCCAGTACCAAGTTTGGTCACACAACTTGTGCTCCCTCCATGGTCTTCAGCTTCATGCAGCAGTGTATTTTTTTCCTGTCTCAGTCTTTTAGGAATATATGGTCTCAGCCCCTGTATGGTAGCATCACTGTCAGAACAGGCTCTCTTCTGAGAGAAACTCTCATTCCCAGGAAGTCTTTTAGGTTTCAGCAAAGGGCTCAGTGACTGGTTGCAATCACTATTTGGTATTTTCAGTATAGCAGAATATGTTTTCTTGGGATTAACTGCTACTAAATAGTTTTTATTAGCCTGTGGGTACTGTAAGAGGACATCTTCTTGAAATATGTTCCTTCTAGAATTATCCATGTATTCCACTGGTTGGATTTTACTCTCAGAAATTGTGTCTTTCCCACTATGGGACTGAACAGAGCTCTGTATAGAATTTACAAGATTCATGTCACTGCTGGTAGCATCTTCAGTCTTGCCAGCCTCTGCCTCAGAGTCTGAATCATCATAAGCAACTAGTGAGTAATTCATTCAATCAGCTTTTGTAGAATTATTTGACTTCTGCCTTCAGATCCTCCTGACCAGTGAATAGTTTCTAGAATGTTAAGAATTGATAATTCAAAAATGGTTTCACTTTGAAAAAACTCTGGTTTTAGTCAAACAAATATAGTTCTTATTTACAAACATCTGAGAAACTGAACCTCAGAGTTTAATGGTAAAACATCTATATTATATCTGTCTCTAGTCACAATGACGTATTTCATTTAATCATCATGACTCAATTTACAAACCTTACTCATACTGTGTTATAAATACTAAGATGTAAATAGTAAACTGGCCTACAACGCCACTCTTAAAACAAATCTGCTAATTATACAATATTTTAGGATAAGCTTTGCTCAGAAGAAAAACTACAAGCTGTTATTGAGTCAGCACTGAATCACAGAACCACTGAACTGCAAAGTCCTAATGAGTTATCTAGTTCAACTCACCAAACACCTATATCTTAACTAAATATGTTGGTTCCTACCAGAATACCAAATTGGTTTTTCTGAAAAGTAAGAACAGGGCCAAGTTTCACAGAAAACCAGAAATTATCAGATGGATTTAAATGAgaactatatatacacacaattgAATCAGAACACCAAGGTcacatatgcatgtgtgtgtaaagtatacccccacacacatatacatacaattTTTAAACAGAAAGGTGCTCTGAATTCAATGTAGCAACCTTTTGTAGCACATGCTTGTTTGGGAAATTGAGCCTTCAGTGCAAGCATTTATTAATTACTAAATTATGATTATAAACACTAAGTGAACCTGAAGACCTGATAGGACTTAGTGGTATACAGGGACATTTGATTGATTAAACAGATGCACCTGAAGAGTGAATAATAACTAAGACGCAAACCATCTCCAAGACTAAAACGTTTCACCAGAATATTCTGGAAATCCTACATGTTCAAAGTGAACATTTTCCTGATATCTAGAAGACATGCAACTTTTAAGAACATGATTCTATATTAAGGTGCTACACTGGAGTttggggttgttggttttttgttgttgttgtttctccaGTGAGGCAGACAAATTCAGTTCTTAGTTACAGAAACTTTTAGAATGTCAAAACCTGCTCTATCAGATATCAAAAACACGAAAAGGGtcgtttttctgttttgttctcggttggttggtttgtttacaGAACTCTTGGGTATGCGCCAGTATCGGACACATAcatattaatcaatcaatctttattacggtcatagaccagcataaaccGTCAAATAAGTATGTACTGCATCTGTCAAGCTCCTATGGAATATGACCTTTTAAAATGGATTATTTGGAGTACGTGGTTTAGGAAACCTTCTTTCCCCGCCTCAAGCAAGGATACTTCTTGAACCCGAAGCAGCACACCCACCCTCGGACGCAGCTGTGCCGTCTGTGCTGGCGGGCCGCGGCAGCCCGGTAAGACAGCAAGTTATCTTCCTCCTGCTGCGTTTGCAGAAAACATGGCGGGCCTATTTCGCGGTTACACCGCTCTATTTAGATACAAGTCCTCCACTCATAGAAGCCCTCCTGGAAACGCGACCCAGTCTCCACCGTTCCCACTCCTGTCCTCCCTTTACAATAGCTCTGTCTGACTTGGTCACTTTCGGGAACGCCGTTCTCCCCTTAGCTCCTAGTAGGTTACGTCTCGCGACTCTTATTACCCTGCCTCCTCCCGTCGTGGCTGGCGTGGATATTGCTCCCCCTGTTTTTCCTCCTAGTCGTCTTTGGTTCCCGGCCGGAAGGAAATGAGCGACGCGCACTGGACTTGGGTTGCTGTGCTGATGCAACTGAATTGATGCCTGCATGAGCGGCATTGAGGGCAGCGGTGGGTTCCGCAGACAAGGAAAGAGTTGCGGCGAGAATAGAggtgagggggaaggaggaagggaagggggaataggGGAGGCTCGCGGGGGGGCAGCCCAGCTGGgcgaccctccctcctcccctgagaTTGGtagccagaggagggagggaggaaagagctggtGATGACGAGTCCTAGCCAGCAGCGGAGTCCCATCCAtagggagagggaaaggaggcagcacctggctccatcccctgggcgTGAAGCtgagcttcccttccccttttATTTTCCTCGTGTCACATGTTAAATATTATGAAGAATACGTATATAGTGTTCTTCAGCCGCCCGCCCGCAAGtgcttaaagtggtttacatagcaaaagaaattagAAGACACATGTCTGTTTCTCCACTCCCGAGACtgggtgggcacacacacacacacagtgggttGGTTTTATTGGGCCTCCCTAAGCCAAATTCATTTGGTGCTGGAATCTGACGTTTTCCACTCCTGCCTCTTTGGGAATGTCCTCTTTGGCATtcccagatcagtgttccctctaacagggattcccagatgttgttgactacaactcccataatccccaagcaaaggctgttgcagctggggatgctgggtttgtagtcaacagcatctgggaatccctgttcaagGGAACACTGTCCCAGATCTGTAGCAAGGCTGGTAAGAGATCTCTGCCTGATCCCTCAGAGAGGTGCTGCTAGTCagcagagacaatactgagccagtgGTTGGATGATATGACTCCATTTCAGGCATGGACCCCAAACACCTAGCCAAGGTTCTCCTGTTGATATTATCCATACTTTGTGTTTGCTGAAGGAACTGTGCTATGCACAGTAATAATGTTTGCTTAATAAAGTATGGGACTGCCTTTGGAGACTgagcaggaaaaggtgcagaagagggcaaccaagatgatcaggggcctggagcaccttccttttgaagctaggctacagcatctcaagctctttaccttggaaaagaggtgactaaggggagacatgattgaagtgtataaaattatgcatggagtggagagggtagacagagagaaatttttctctcacacacacaacactagaaccagaggtcaccccatgaaactgaaggttgggaaatctaggaccgacaagaggaagtactttttcacacagtgcataattaatctatgaaattccttgccatgggatgtggtgatggacgccagcttggatggctttaaaaggagcttagacagattcctggaggataggtctatcaatggctactagttagcccctgctaacttggcaaagaggcaccttttaacatgatgattctctttatttagcagagggagagtaactggccctctccacccccagcacagtatctccagtgactgttgctggtgtctatcttatgtttctttttagattgtgagccctttggggacagggatccatattatttgtttattatttctctgtgtaacccgccctgagccatttttggaagggcggtatagaaattaaagctgtgggccatctccagcctcagaggcacgatgcctctcaataccagttgcaggggagcaacagcaggagaaagggcatgcacatacctcttgcctgtgggctccccagaggcatctggtgggccactgtgtgaaacaggatggctttaagaggagtttggatagcttcatggaggagaggtctaaggtcggctactagttgaagggctaaaggccacctccagcctcaaaggcaagatgcctctgagtaccagttgcaagggagtaacagcaggagagagggcatgccctcaactcctgcctgtaggcttccagtggcatctggtgagccactgtgcaaaacaggatgctggactagatgggccttgggcctgatccaacagggctgttcttaagttctaatTGGAGTGTCCGCAGTTCAAATTTCATCTTTCCCACAAAATCACTAGGTGGACTTAGACAAGCTACTATTTCTCagcctttgctctcccccttttgAAAAACAGGAATCCTAACCTACCTTGGTTTGTTGTAAGATTTACTGAAATGATGGATGTGAattgctttgaacactcaaaggGTGTAAtaaaaatgctaagtattatggTATCTTATGTTTCGCAATTCCATGTTGTACTTACTGTCTACCAGACAGCATTGGCTGCCTAGTTATGTTATATGCTTAGGAGATCGTGGGCTgcttgttttcctttcctttctgagaGAACATGGTTGATGAATGAAGTTGCCCTCCAGCCACCCATCCTCCCTTTAAGTAACTCATGGAATCAGTCTCTCAGCCATCCAAAATATCCCTTACAACTTAAGAGTGTTGTTTCTGAAGCTGTGAGAAGTGATGGCTTGTCACGAGGATGAGAGGATATGGGATGCAGTTTGGATGTATCATCTGCTGCCTCAAATCAGAATGAATTATatcccagtttgcttccaggcccaattcaaggttctgATTTTGACCCATATCACttgggcctggggtacctgaAGAACCACCTTACTCCATATGTCTGCCCTCctgctgaggtcatctgaggagctctCAATCATCTCTTATCCAGGAGATGATGTTAAAGTCTTAAACCTAGGTTTCTTGtcatgaaaaaaatctcattaatTTCCATAGTAATAACCTGTAAAAAATGGTAGAAAGACTTAATCTCTGATCTTGATTCTCCCACATTAAGTTCCTCCATGGAAGAATTCTCCTTGAGTTTGAAAACCTGATTGGTTTGGTTATTATTTAAAGGTGTATTAATTGTATTGAAATAATTTCTTTTTTGTAGGTCTTTCTTCAAGAGCAGGCAAATGATAAACAAGCCATTTACCTTTGGGATATAACTAAGTAAGGTTTCTCACCCAAATCCCTATTTAATGCATTGTTAATGATTATATTACAGGGAATGCCACCAATCCCTATGTAACTAAGTAAGACTTCTCGATCCAAAATCCCTATGTCATGCATTGCTACGTGATTATATACAGAGAATGTCACTGTTCAATCTGTAAAATTTGCATTAAAATATATAATCGCTGCaagaagaaaagagaggaagCCATAATAGGAATCCCTAAATTAATTGTCAACCTAAAGGAAAACCAGAAACAAATTATAAGATTATAAACTATAGTCCAGTGAAGGCCTGGGAGGCAGTTCAAAGTTCAAAAAGGTAATAAACCTTAATGTCTAATAACCTTAATGTCTAATAAAATCATTGTCAAGAGCATATTCAAAGTACACCAAGCCAGAACCCTGTAGAGAGTTGTGCGTGGTTTAAACACAAAAGTTAAACCAAAAACAAATTATGAAATTATCAACCATAGTCCAGGTAAAGGCAGTGCTTGGTAGTGTTCTGATTTCTTCCTGTAAAAAACAGGCTGAAGTTGTAATCCACAGAAATTCCATTGGGCAGATAAGcagacaaaacaaaaagaaacagttGACCTTGAATGGGAAGAAACAGTTCACTTAAAAACAGTCATTAGCAAAAGAAGTCCCAACAAGGATTTTCCAACAAGGGAAAATAAAACCTTCCACCTTGAAAAACAACTCTGAAGATATCCAGAATCAAAGAACCTAAAATCCTTCCAAACAGGCATAGTGATTAAGTCCTATTGTAAAGCAATAGGTCTTTCAAAAATCGGTTTCATTCCTTAAACCTTTCAAAAAAACATCTTGTCAAAATGTTTGTATATACTCCAAAGAACATTATAATCCTTAAGGCATATCCAAATGGGAAGAAAAGAATAAAATCCATCACCCTCACCGGCAAGACTTTGTCAAGAGTTCAAATTACTCCAATAAAACCGTTTATCCTAGAAAGTCACAAGCAGTCGACAAAGGAACATTTGTTCAGATCAGGCAGCACTCCATCTATATAGCAGATCTTTCTGTTTGACTTCTATTCTTCTTGTTTATTTAAAGTAATTGTTATACACACTAAAATCATcaattgaagaagaaagagagagaaaagatgatCTCCTTGGTCTATGTTTCAAATTTATCAAGACAATTCaggaaatttatttttgtttcagtgattggatctgactgcatggttcttgtacttcctggggagggggttacttgaatggaagcagtgattgttgatgcctctacagcaggcatccccaaactgtggccctccagatattgctgaactacaactcccagcatccctagacacaatttgtggctgggtatgctggaagttgtagttcagcaacatctggagggccgcagtttggggatgcctgctctacagTTTTCTTTATCaaccaattattaataaatccttgttgttaaaGAGCATCACTCCTTATTGGGTact encodes:
- the WDR25 gene encoding WD repeat-containing protein 25 isoform X2, which gives rise to MNYSLVAYDDSDSEAEAGKTEDATSSDMNLVNSIQSSVQSHSGKDTISESKIQPVEYMDNSRRNIFQEDVLLQYPQANKNYLVAVNPKKTYSAILKIPNSDCNQSLSPLLKPKRLPGNESFSQKRACSDSDATIQGLRPYIPKRLRQEKNTLLHEAEDHGGSTSCVTKLGTGGDQISIKTSEYIMPYIGSKYRVTEIPKNLVFQMSEHSGPVNAVRWCPVQKWSHMLLSASMDKTVKVIKVYKAAIQQTLDIMFLPEGKEFLTSTDAVSQDSADRTIIAWDFHTAAKISNQIFHERYTCPTLTPHPKESVFVAQTNGNYLALFSSLRPYRINKKKRYEGHKVEGFAVGCEFSPDGMLLATGSSEGKVFFYNYSTARIIRTLSAHSQACVSATFHPVLPSLFATCDWGGEIKIWQ